TTCAAAGTCTTCTGTCATCCCTTCCCTCCTGATAATACCATCCGATATATAGTTGATGTTAACAAGGACGGTCTCCTCATTAACTGAAATTACGGTGCCTTTTAGCAAATCCCCTTTATAAATTCGTTCCATGGACTTCTCTATCTCATCTAAAAAGTCCATCATGGTGTTTTTTTCTTCCATTAGTTTCTTTCTCCTTTGTTTTTTCTTTCCTGGCTTCAGATTGAAAAATATCAGATTAGATGTGCGCCTGGAATCATTTAGCTTTTCTTCTTATTATATCAAAATATCATCAGGATAAATAATAAAAACCGAAATAATAAAAATACTGAAACCAGGCGGCTGAGATGCTATAATTATGGAATACTGCCTAGCTTAAAAGGTGAATCAAGCCGGATCGTATCTGGCAAACCCCCTAGAATGATCGAAATCAGAGGTATTAAAATGAGTGAAATTATCATAGAAAAATCAATTCTTCATATCCTCGACCCCAATGCTGGAGTGCCGGTTCTTTCCGCAAAGGGTCTGCCCCAGGACGAGTCGCAGGAATTCTTTACAAAGCATATCGAACGTCTATGGAAGGACAGCGAGCTGAAAGAATGCGAGTTTGACGAAGGAGAAAATCCGGTACGGGATGTCCTGGATCAGTCGTCAGGAGAACACTTTGCGGCCTTTAGCCAGCAGCTGTCAGAGGTTCTGTTCAGCATCATGTCAGCCAATGTGGACATTCCTGCGGCAGATGTTTATTTCGCAGTCTTCAGAAAGGATCAGGGCCGTTATTTGGGTATTCTAAAGCTGAATTATAAGGAAGCTTATACTCACAGTCTTGTCAATATGGACGAAGCAAGCAGCACAAGCGTCATCAAATATAGAACGCTTTTTGCAGGAGAATCTCAGAAAATAGATGAATGTGTATTCATTGACCTTTCCAGCAAGAAGCTCTGGATCAAGGAAAGAAAGTATGAGATCAACGGACAAAAGGACTTTTATCTGTCCTCGCTCCTGCTTCGAACTTGTCCTGCCCGTTCTTATAAAGAACAGTACAAGCTGGTAGAAAAGTCCGCTGAGCAGGTTGTAAAGAAATTTTATTCTGGAGATTCACTCAAACAGGCTGAAGTAAAGATGGCAATCAAGAACAACGTAGATGAAAATCTTGAAATCGACGTTGAAGAACTGAGCAAAGCCGCTTTCGCAGACAGTCCGGATATGCAGCGTCAGTACCGAGAGGAACTGTCTCAGAAGGGATTTACAGAGAAAAAGATAAAAATCAACCAGCAGATCTATGAAGACCTGGAGAAGAACCACAAGCTGATCACTGATATCGGCATCAAGATGGAAATTCCCACCGCGCTGCTGAAAGATCCCAGTAAGGTGGAATTTATCGTGAATCGCGATGGAACTATGTCTATCCTGATTAAGAATGTAAACGAGGTTAAGAGCCGGTAAGTCCCAATATTTCCTGCACTAAAAAAAGAGAGCCTCCGGAGTACCGGAGACTCTCTTCTATTGAATGGAAGAATAAATGAAAAGCAAGTGTGTTCCTTTTACAGAACTCCTTTTATTGCAGGATATAATTCCCGGAATACCTGATATTTTCGTGCATAAGCTTCTGTCAATTCCGGCTGAGGCTTTATGGTTTCCTTAACCTTTACGATCGCTCTTGCGGCATCTTCTACAGAAGCATACTCTCCGCAAGCCACTGCCGCAAGGATGGCACCACCTAGAGCGGGGCCTTCTTCTGTCACCAAAAGCTCTACTTCGATATTCAGGATGTTTGCCAGAATCTGCTGCCATACAGGACTCTTTGCTCCGCCTCCGCACAGCTTCGTCTTCTTGATTTCAATACCGAGAGATTCTGCGATTTCGAGAGAATCCTTAAGTGCGAAGGAAACGCCTTCAAAAACAGCTTCTACCATCTGCGCTCGTGTGGTATCCATACCGAGCCCAAAAAACGCTCCACGGACATTTGGATCATTATGCGGTGACCGTTCCCCCATAAGATATGGCAGGAAGTATAGCGGATTATCTCCAAGTCCTTTGATTTCCTGCTGTTCTCCCTGGTAATCGGTAGTTTTTAAAATATCCTCAAGCCACCACTTCAAACAGGAAGCCGCACTGAGCATGCAACCCATCAGATGGTATTTGCCATTCGCATGCCCGAAGGAATGGATGGCGTTGTTTTCTCCGACCCGAAAGCTGTCGCTTGCGATGAATACCGTTCCTGAGGTTCCGATAGAAACATTGCAGCTTCCATCCTCCACGGTTCCTGTTCCAATTGCCGCAGCAGCGTTGTCACCGGCTCCTGCTACTACCGCCACAGATTCCGTAAGTCCCAGCTCACCCGCGAATTCTGGTTTCAGAAAGCCGGAGACGTCATAGCTTTCTTTGACCTCCGGAAGCATCTGCTCCTGAATTCCGCAGATTTCAATCATTTCCTTTGACCAGGCACGATTTTTTACATCCAGCAAAAGCATTCCCGACGCATCGGAAACGTCTGTGGTGAAAGCACCGGTAAGCTTATATACAAGATAATCCTTTGGAAGCATTATCTTTTGGATAGCCTGAAACTTCTCTGGCTCATTTTTCTGCATCCAGAGTATTTTCGGTGCTGTGAAACCTGCAAATGCGATGTTCGCCGTAAAATCAGACAGCTTATCCGTTCCGATTACGGTATTTAAGTACTCTGTCTCCTCTTCTGTTCGTCCGTCATTCCAAAGAATGGCAGGTCGGATCACCTGATCTTTCTCATCAAGCGCCACCAGTCCGTGCATTTGTCCGCCGATACCGATGCCCTTAATTTGATTCTGATCCGCTTCTTCCGAAGCCAGCAGTTCCTTGAGGCCCGCCAAAGTCTGACGGAGCCAATCCTCAGGATTTTGCTCCGACCAGCCCGTTTTCGGGTAGCTGACGGGATAATCTTTGGAAATGGAGGAAAGTATTGTCCCGTCAGCTTTCATGAGGAGAATTTTAACCGAAGAGGTTCCAAGATCTATTCCAATATATTGCATAGTACTTCTTCCTTTAACCAAACATTACTGTGTTCATGATGGCTTCCAGTTTTTCCTGGCGTCCGCTTTCCGGCAGCGCAGGAGCACCCATTTCTTCTGCATATGCAGACAGGCTTTCCAGTGTTGCTTTTCCGGCTCTGATCTCTGCGCCGATGCCGCTCTCAAAGCTGCTGTATCGATCCTTCAGGAAGCCGTCGATTCTACCGTCTTCAATAATCTTTGCTGCCTTCAAAAGACCCAGAGCAAAAGCGTCCATTCCCAGAATGAATCCATAGAACATATCTTCATCTGTATAGCTTGGACGTCTGTCCTTGGCATCGAAGTTCAGTCCCCCGGTGATTCCTCCGGCTTTGAGAACTTCATACATGCAAAGTGTCGTTTCATATACATTGGACGGGAACTGGTCTGTATCCCAGCCAAGGAGATTATCTCCCTGATTCGCATCGATGGAGCCCAGCATTCCGTTGATGGCTGCAATCCGCAAATCGTGCTGGAAGGTATGTCCTGCAAGCGTTGCATGGTTTGCTTCGATGTTCAGCTTGAAATCTTTATCAAGGCCGTACTGTCTCAGAAAGCCTACCGCTGTAGCCGCATCAAAGTCATACTGATGCTTCATAGGTTCTTTTGGTTTTGGTTCAATATAGAAGTCACCGGTGAAACCGATTTTTCTTCCGTATTCCACAGCCATTTTCATCAAATTAGCGATGTTTTCCACTTCAAATTTAACATCTGTGTTGAGCAAGGTTTCATAGCCCTCTCTGCCTCCCCAGAAAACATAGCCTTTTCCGCCAAGTTTAACGGTCAGATCTAAAGCCTTCTTGATCTGAGCTGCTGCAAAACAGTAAATGTCCGCTGAGTTGGAGCTTCCCGCACCATTCATAAACCTTGGATTGCTGAATAGATTTGCGGTCCCCCAAAGGCACTTGATATTTCTGCCCTTCATTTTTTCTGCCATATAGTCAGAAATCTCGTCCAGTCTTCTGTTTGTTTCCTTGATATCATCGGCTTCAGGAATCAGATCCACATCGTGGAAGCAGAAGTACTCGATTCCAAGCTTTTCCATCATTTCAAAACCGGCATCCACCTTCGCTTTGGCATGATCCATAGTGCTCTTTTCTGCGCCGAAGGATTTGTCTGCGGTTTCATCTCCGAAAATATCCTTACCTGCATTACAGAGATTGTGCCACCAAGCCATGGCGAAGGGAAGGTGTTCTTTCATCGGTTTTCCGAGAACGATCTGGTCCGGATTGTAAAATTTGAAAGCCAGATCATTGTTGCTGCCTGGTCCCTCATACTTGATTTTTTCAATATTAAAAAGTTCTGTCATAAGTCTTTCCTTTCTTTTCTAAGCCTTAACTTTTCTCTTGGAAATTACGTCAAACGCTACAGCAGCTACGAGTACAAAACCCTTTACTGCCTTCTGCCAGTTTGCGTCAATACCTAGAATTGACATTCCGTTATTCAGCACACCCATAAAGATCGCACCGATTACTGAACCTCCTACAGTTCCTGTTCCGCCGTATGCGGAAGCTCCGCCGATGAAGCAGGCACCGATGGCGTCCAGTTCATACCCGTCACCAAGGCTTGGTGCAGAAGAATTGAATCTGGCGATACAGACGAGTGCCGCAACAGCACACAGGAAGCCCATATTGGTATAAGCAAAGAACATCATTTTCTTTGTATTGACTCCGGAAAGTCTGGTGGCTTTCTCATTGCCGCCCATAGCGTAGAGATATCTGCCCGGTACGGTGTTGTTCGTAAAGTAGGAGTAAACCAATACGACAATGGCGATCAGAATCAGTACAACCGGGAATCCTTTATAATTACCCAGCAGGTATGCAAATGTCAGCATTACTGCACTGATGATGATCAGTTTTGTCAGCAGATACGGCATACTATCTACGGTATACCCTTTTTTAATTTTGTTTGCTCTTCCAGTAATCTCATAGGCGATATACGCGACGCATATAATTGCCGCCACTACCATGGTTACCGCCAGCAAAAACTCGGCGCTGTCTGTCTTGGGAAGAAAGCTTGTGAAATATTTGAGATATTCATCCGGATACGGTGCCAGCGTCATTCCTTGGAGAATTACTTGCGCAATACCACGCCATAGCAGCATGCCTCCCAAGGTAACGATAAACGGCGGTATTCCTACGTATGCGATGCAGTAGGCCT
This genomic window from Clostridiales bacterium contains:
- a CDS encoding nucleoid-associated protein — its product is MIEIRGIKMSEIIIEKSILHILDPNAGVPVLSAKGLPQDESQEFFTKHIERLWKDSELKECEFDEGENPVRDVLDQSSGEHFAAFSQQLSEVLFSIMSANVDIPAADVYFAVFRKDQGRYLGILKLNYKEAYTHSLVNMDEASSTSVIKYRTLFAGESQKIDECVFIDLSSKKLWIKERKYEINGQKDFYLSSLLLRTCPARSYKEQYKLVEKSAEQVVKKFYSGDSLKQAEVKMAIKNNVDENLEIDVEELSKAAFADSPDMQRQYREELSQKGFTEKKIKINQQIYEDLEKNHKLITDIGIKMEIPTALLKDPSKVEFIVNRDGTMSILIKNVNEVKSR
- the xylB gene encoding xylulokinase, translated to MQYIGIDLGTSSVKILLMKADGTILSSISKDYPVSYPKTGWSEQNPEDWLRQTLAGLKELLASEEADQNQIKGIGIGGQMHGLVALDEKDQVIRPAILWNDGRTEEETEYLNTVIGTDKLSDFTANIAFAGFTAPKILWMQKNEPEKFQAIQKIMLPKDYLVYKLTGAFTTDVSDASGMLLLDVKNRAWSKEMIEICGIQEQMLPEVKESYDVSGFLKPEFAGELGLTESVAVVAGAGDNAAAAIGTGTVEDGSCNVSIGTSGTVFIASDSFRVGENNAIHSFGHANGKYHLMGCMLSAASCLKWWLEDILKTTDYQGEQQEIKGLGDNPLYFLPYLMGERSPHNDPNVRGAFFGLGMDTTRAQMVEAVFEGVSFALKDSLEIAESLGIEIKKTKLCGGGAKSPVWQQILANILNIEVELLVTEEGPALGGAILAAVACGEYASVEDAARAIVKVKETIKPQPELTEAYARKYQVFRELYPAIKGVL
- the xylA gene encoding xylose isomerase: MTELFNIEKIKYEGPGSNNDLAFKFYNPDQIVLGKPMKEHLPFAMAWWHNLCNAGKDIFGDETADKSFGAEKSTMDHAKAKVDAGFEMMEKLGIEYFCFHDVDLIPEADDIKETNRRLDEISDYMAEKMKGRNIKCLWGTANLFSNPRFMNGAGSSNSADIYCFAAAQIKKALDLTVKLGGKGYVFWGGREGYETLLNTDVKFEVENIANLMKMAVEYGRKIGFTGDFYIEPKPKEPMKHQYDFDAATAVGFLRQYGLDKDFKLNIEANHATLAGHTFQHDLRIAAINGMLGSIDANQGDNLLGWDTDQFPSNVYETTLCMYEVLKAGGITGGLNFDAKDRRPSYTDEDMFYGFILGMDAFALGLLKAAKIIEDGRIDGFLKDRYSSFESGIGAEIRAGKATLESLSAYAEEMGAPALPESGRQEKLEAIMNTVMFG
- a CDS encoding sugar ABC transporter permease; the encoded protein is MQRFKDFLKKNTMLIALIVVVILFQVLIIAAGKGSLLRPQNVSNIIAQNSYVVILATGMLLCILTGGNIDLSIGAVVALTGAVAGTLIINMHVNVYLAIVISLLIGTGIGAIQAYCIAYVGIPPFIVTLGGMLLWRGIAQVILQGMTLAPYPDEYLKYFTSFLPKTDSAEFLLAVTMVVAAIICVAYIAYEITGRANKIKKGYTVDSMPYLLTKLIIISAVMLTFAYLLGNYKGFPVVLILIAIVVLVYSYFTNNTVPGRYLYAMGGNEKATRLSGVNTKKMMFFAYTNMGFLCAVAALVCIARFNSSAPSLGDGYELDAIGACFIGGASAYGGTGTVGGSVIGAIFMGVLNNGMSILGIDANWQKAVKGFVLVAAVAFDVISKRKVKA